A single window of Chitinophaga sp. XS-30 DNA harbors:
- a CDS encoding OmpP1/FadL family transporter, with protein sequence MSKRIAGLLVALSVSVHALAQDESDALRYSRLTTGGTARTQAIGGAAGSLGGDISASHVNPAGLGFFRTSEFVVTPGFYFRSNQYDYLNTATDQQKSGVSLNNLGVVFGMPTHSRSGWRNVAFSLNYNRLADFNNKTYIAGRNTSHSYTEKWLEDLAFNNVQDPNDAGVIFPLGASLAFNTYLIDTVSSNGVPSGYRTRVNPATGIYQQDQITEKGGLNEFSVGLGANYTDKLYLGLSLNFPTINYERNRTYAEDDDSGDGNNEFSFFEHTENLKTDAVGFNAKLGAIYSPMPSVRLGLAFHTPTWFGMRDASTASLLVNTENFEVGGNNERFQTSGDLTDGFPVEYEYSLQTPWRGMISGSYIFGTNPDVSKQHGFITADVEYVDYSATKFRFNKGSQSDREIANGLNRSINNLYKGAVNVRVGGEMKFTVLAVRAGFAYYGDPYQQSTVDASTKKISGGLGYRNKGFFADLTYVHTLMKDEYSPYYLQESATPVLPATVDASGGNIVMTVGFKF encoded by the coding sequence ATGAGTAAAAGAATTGCAGGTCTTTTAGTAGCCCTTAGTGTATCCGTTCATGCCCTGGCACAGGACGAAAGCGATGCACTGCGTTACAGCCGGCTGACTACCGGCGGTACGGCCCGGACACAAGCGATCGGCGGCGCAGCCGGATCCCTCGGCGGGGATATCTCCGCCTCCCACGTCAACCCTGCCGGCCTCGGTTTCTTCCGGACCAGCGAGTTCGTGGTCACACCGGGATTCTATTTCCGCAGCAACCAGTACGACTATCTCAACACCGCTACCGATCAGCAGAAAAGCGGCGTTTCCCTGAATAACCTCGGCGTGGTGTTCGGCATGCCCACCCACTCCAGGTCAGGATGGCGCAATGTGGCGTTTTCGCTGAACTATAACCGGCTGGCAGACTTCAACAATAAAACATATATCGCCGGCAGGAACACTTCGCACAGCTATACCGAAAAGTGGCTGGAAGATCTCGCCTTCAATAACGTGCAGGACCCGAACGATGCGGGCGTCATCTTCCCGCTCGGCGCCAGCCTCGCCTTCAATACCTACCTGATCGATACCGTGAGCAGCAATGGCGTGCCGTCAGGTTACAGAACGCGGGTAAATCCCGCAACCGGCATCTACCAGCAGGACCAGATCACGGAAAAAGGCGGGCTGAATGAATTTTCCGTCGGCCTCGGCGCCAATTATACAGACAAGTTGTATCTCGGCCTCTCGCTGAACTTCCCCACCATCAATTACGAACGTAACCGCACTTATGCGGAAGATGATGACTCCGGGGACGGCAACAACGAATTCTCCTTCTTCGAACATACCGAAAACCTGAAGACAGACGCCGTTGGCTTCAATGCCAAACTCGGCGCCATCTACAGCCCGATGCCCAGCGTTCGCCTGGGCCTCGCCTTTCACACGCCCACCTGGTTCGGCATGCGCGATGCTTCCACCGCCAGCCTGCTGGTGAACACCGAAAACTTTGAAGTAGGCGGCAACAACGAACGTTTCCAGACCTCCGGCGATCTTACAGACGGCTTTCCGGTTGAGTATGAATACTCGCTGCAAACACCCTGGCGCGGTATGATCAGCGGTTCCTACATCTTCGGCACCAATCCCGATGTGAGCAAACAACACGGCTTCATCACCGCGGATGTGGAGTATGTGGACTATTCCGCCACCAAGTTCCGCTTCAACAAAGGCAGCCAGAGCGACCGTGAAATAGCCAACGGCCTCAACCGGTCCATCAACAATTTGTATAAAGGCGCAGTGAACGTAAGAGTAGGCGGCGAAATGAAATTCACCGTGCTGGCCGTCCGCGCCGGCTTCGCTTACTACGGCGATCCCTATCAGCAGTCCACTGTGGATGCCAGCACAAAAAAGATCAGCGGCGGCCTTGGTTATCGCAACAAAGGATTTTTCGCGGACCTCACGTATGTGCATACACTGATGAAAGACGAATATTCTCCTTATTATCTGCAGGAATCCGCTACCCCGGTATTGCCGGCTACCGTGGATGCCTCCGGCGGGAATATTGTGATGACGGTGGGGTTCAAGTTTTAG
- the miaA gene encoding tRNA (adenosine(37)-N6)-dimethylallyltransferase MiaA — protein MKPTVILLAGPTASGKTALAIRLAQQLGTEIISADSRQCYRELSIGTAKPAPEELAAVPHHFINSHSIHEEVNAAAYERLALQYLQDIFSRHPVAIVTGGTGLYIRALLEGMDEMPGIPPEIRTSIRAQYEEKGLAWLQETLRHRDPAFYANAEVMNPRRLLRALEVLDATGQSITTFRTATPQQRDFHIIRTAIHLPKALLHERIHQRVDMMMAAGLVDEVRSVTAYRHHNALQTVGYAEIFDHFDGKMSLPEAVEAIKTHTRQYAKRQMTWFRREEGTQWFDAGEGSALIDWVSARV, from the coding sequence ATGAAACCTACGGTGATACTACTGGCCGGTCCCACCGCGTCAGGTAAAACGGCCCTGGCGATCAGGCTGGCACAGCAGCTAGGAACGGAGATCATCTCCGCGGATTCCCGGCAGTGTTACCGGGAGCTGAGCATCGGCACCGCCAAACCCGCTCCGGAAGAACTGGCCGCCGTACCGCATCACTTCATCAATTCCCATTCCATTCACGAGGAAGTCAACGCCGCAGCCTACGAACGGCTGGCGCTGCAATATCTGCAGGATATATTCAGCCGCCATCCCGTTGCCATCGTAACCGGCGGCACCGGCCTCTACATCCGCGCACTGCTGGAGGGAATGGACGAGATGCCCGGCATTCCCCCGGAAATCCGCACATCCATCCGCGCGCAGTACGAAGAGAAAGGCCTGGCCTGGCTGCAGGAAACCCTCCGGCACCGCGATCCCGCATTTTATGCCAACGCGGAGGTCATGAACCCCCGCCGCCTCCTGCGCGCCCTCGAAGTGCTGGATGCCACCGGGCAATCCATCACCACGTTTCGCACCGCCACCCCGCAGCAGCGGGATTTCCACATCATCCGCACCGCCATTCACCTGCCCAAAGCATTATTGCACGAGCGCATCCATCAGCGCGTGGATATGATGATGGCCGCCGGCCTGGTGGACGAAGTGCGCAGCGTAACGGCTTACCGCCACCACAATGCTCTGCAGACGGTGGGGTATGCCGAGATATTCGATCATTTTGACGGTAAAATGAGCCTTCCCGAAGCGGTAGAAGCTATCAAGACCCATACCCGCCAGTACGCCAAACGGCAAATGACCTGGTTCCGCCGGGAAGAAGGCACGCAATGGTTCGATGCAGGGGAAGGAAGTGCGCTGATCGATTGGGTATCCGCTCGGGTCTGA
- the proS gene encoding proline--tRNA ligase, producing MSKEITARSQDYAQWYNDLVLKGGLADYSPVRGCMVIKPYGFALWENMRDVLDKMFKDTGHQNAYFPLLIPKSFFSKEASHVEGFAKECAIVTHYRLKNDPDGNGVIVDPEAKLEEELIIRPTSETIIWNTYKDWIQSYRDLPLLINQWANVMRWEMRTRLFLRTSEFLWQEGHTAHATAEEAVAETRQMLDVYADFVENYMAVPVVKGVKTASERFAGAVDTYCIEALMSDGKALQAGTSHFLGQNFAKAFDVQFSNRENKLEYVWATSWGVSTRLVGALVMAHSDDDGLILPPRISPLQVVIVPIYKGNDQKALIDEKVGGIVAELKKAGIRVKYDDSDNARPGWKFAEYEMKGVPVRIAIGARDLENNVAEVARRDTKEKSSYSLDGLSDRIITLLEDIQQSMYDKALAFRSAHITKADSWAEFEQLLDEKGGFISAHWDGTPETEAAIKERTKATIRCIPLNNPQEEGTCILSGKPSRERVLFARAY from the coding sequence ATGAGTAAAGAGATTACAGCTCGTTCGCAGGATTATGCGCAATGGTACAATGATCTGGTCCTGAAAGGCGGCCTGGCGGATTATTCTCCTGTCCGAGGATGTATGGTGATCAAACCTTATGGATTTGCCCTCTGGGAGAATATGCGCGACGTGCTGGACAAAATGTTCAAAGATACCGGTCATCAGAATGCCTATTTCCCCCTCCTGATCCCCAAAAGCTTTTTCAGCAAAGAAGCGTCGCATGTGGAAGGTTTTGCCAAGGAATGTGCCATTGTGACGCATTACCGCCTGAAAAACGATCCTGACGGCAATGGCGTGATCGTAGATCCGGAAGCCAAACTGGAAGAAGAACTGATCATCCGCCCCACTTCCGAAACAATTATCTGGAATACATATAAGGACTGGATACAATCTTACCGGGACCTGCCGCTGCTCATCAACCAATGGGCCAATGTCATGCGCTGGGAAATGCGTACCCGCCTTTTCCTCCGTACCTCGGAATTTCTCTGGCAGGAAGGGCATACCGCCCATGCTACCGCTGAAGAGGCCGTAGCAGAAACCCGGCAGATGCTGGATGTTTATGCGGATTTCGTGGAGAACTATATGGCCGTGCCCGTTGTAAAGGGCGTGAAAACCGCCTCCGAGAGATTTGCCGGCGCTGTAGACACTTATTGCATCGAAGCGCTCATGTCTGACGGTAAAGCCCTGCAGGCAGGCACCTCGCATTTTCTCGGCCAGAATTTCGCCAAAGCCTTCGATGTGCAGTTCTCCAACCGCGAAAACAAGCTGGAATACGTATGGGCCACCTCCTGGGGAGTATCCACCCGCCTCGTCGGTGCACTCGTTATGGCGCACAGCGACGATGACGGCCTTATACTACCGCCCCGCATTTCTCCGTTACAGGTCGTGATCGTACCCATTTACAAAGGAAATGACCAGAAAGCGCTGATCGACGAAAAAGTAGGCGGCATCGTGGCCGAACTGAAAAAGGCCGGTATCCGGGTGAAATATGATGATTCGGACAATGCCCGGCCGGGATGGAAGTTCGCTGAATATGAAATGAAAGGCGTACCGGTGCGCATTGCTATCGGCGCGCGCGACCTGGAGAATAATGTAGCGGAAGTGGCCCGCAGGGATACAAAGGAGAAATCCAGCTACTCCCTCGACGGCCTGTCCGACCGCATTATAACCTTGCTGGAAGACATTCAGCAAAGCATGTACGACAAGGCACTGGCCTTCCGGTCAGCCCATATCACCAAAGCAGACAGCTGGGCGGAATTTGAACAGCTGCTCGATGAAAAAGGCGGTTTTATTTCCGCTCACTGGGACGGTACACCGGAAACAGAAGCAGCTATCAAGGAACGCACCAAAGCCACCATTCGCTGCATCCCGCTGAACAATCCGCAGGAAGAAGGCACCTGCATCCTTTCCGGCAAACCCTCCAGGGAAAGGGTATTGTTCGCCAGGGCATACTAA
- a CDS encoding histidine kinase, producing the protein MQAIRYITFLLISLVCARMAGAQGLVIRNYNVKDGLANATVYGAVQDTAGFIWFATPTGVSKFDGKRFRNYTKKDGLTDNDVIKLAADSRGRVWFFTNNGMPSFYGQYIVHNQDNDTSLRFNSRSQYMQYAFEDRAKAVWFLNTAGRIIQYNGRETIYDKLGAKPADLFWFLSNDTIFRPLQHVFQLQGLKDSNNAAQKIFFVPPYPVDRPDFAERVGKNPVVIYDNTLYSYTRKDIIPFFKAQEWGIRESISSMCIDRYNLWIGTQRSLYYIRDFFKGEKKLSKLLDNHYITSILNDRDGNIWISTYGDGVYHIPFKHFYFGYLDNTNGLYSHSVYSVFRDQRNSMLYIGENAGMLNLMDRNGRISRFALDSSGGRNSVFGILPLPKGEEVLIGTDNGVYRYAPAYRKPVRIVDMRDVKDMDITPSGKVRVVSRDKLLNGIGTVPLDLSGLETLLTSISCVDDSTYYLGAGNGLYFGTGNAMPKPLHLDPRLRQGIKDMRWIDSMLWVGTSDQGIFVLRNNKVVRHFSVRDDMASDICQQLYYDGTDRVYVATNRGVSVIDARRLVLLRNITSNDGLMSDDIRGVSHYRDTLFIATSNGLCYFSRDHIPVDTVPPTVYLNAIRYGDSTYLALPYFRHLYERGSSFEVEFGAIAYDLPELVEYQYNFSSDTASRWVTTMSNIIPYPRLQPGDYKLLIRARKYKSGWSQPVSLTISILPQWYQQWWARGILVLLGLMAILLVLRYIVGRIKGGEKRKTEYNRRIAELEAKALTNQMNPHFIFNSLNSVQHLILEKEEKQALNFLADFATLMRQMLNNSRKSFISLEDEIAFLARYLELEKIRFANSFVYRFEMSEELKEYTVYIPPMLIQPILENAIKHGLAPKNGSGHLLVKLEMRGDLLLCAVDDDGIGWEHANNIKSGKLAKHESTALSVIKERLQIIKSFNGSVGKLEIIDKFKSGFGNKEGTLVEILIPIVKML; encoded by the coding sequence ATGCAAGCCATCCGTTATATAACATTCCTGCTCATCAGCCTGGTGTGTGCCCGCATGGCGGGTGCGCAGGGCCTGGTGATCCGTAATTACAATGTGAAGGACGGGCTGGCCAACGCAACGGTGTACGGCGCCGTACAGGATACCGCCGGTTTCATCTGGTTCGCCACACCCACCGGCGTCAGCAAATTCGATGGCAAACGCTTCCGCAACTATACCAAAAAGGATGGCCTGACCGATAATGATGTGATCAAACTTGCCGCCGATTCCCGCGGCAGGGTCTGGTTCTTCACCAATAACGGCATGCCGTCGTTTTACGGGCAGTATATTGTGCATAATCAGGACAATGATACCAGCCTCCGCTTCAACAGCCGGAGCCAGTACATGCAGTATGCGTTTGAAGACCGGGCAAAGGCGGTATGGTTCCTCAACACCGCCGGCCGCATCATCCAGTATAACGGCCGGGAAACGATCTATGACAAGCTGGGCGCCAAGCCGGCGGACCTTTTCTGGTTTCTCAGCAACGATACCATCTTCCGGCCGCTGCAACACGTTTTCCAGTTACAGGGGCTGAAAGACAGCAATAACGCGGCACAGAAGATATTCTTCGTTCCGCCCTACCCGGTAGACCGGCCGGATTTTGCGGAAAGAGTGGGTAAAAATCCCGTGGTGATCTACGACAACACGCTGTATTCCTACACCCGTAAGGATATCATCCCTTTCTTCAAAGCGCAGGAATGGGGCATCAGGGAAAGCATCAGCAGCATGTGCATCGACCGGTATAATCTCTGGATCGGCACACAGCGCTCCCTGTACTATATCCGCGACTTCTTCAAAGGGGAGAAAAAACTCAGCAAACTGCTGGATAACCACTACATCACCTCCATCCTGAACGACCGGGACGGGAACATCTGGATCTCCACTTATGGCGACGGGGTGTACCACATTCCTTTCAAACATTTTTATTTCGGCTACCTGGATAATACCAACGGACTGTATTCCCATTCCGTCTACAGCGTTTTCCGCGATCAGCGGAACAGCATGCTGTACATCGGCGAGAATGCCGGGATGCTGAACCTGATGGACCGTAACGGCCGCATCAGCCGTTTTGCGCTGGATTCCAGCGGAGGCCGCAACAGCGTATTTGGCATATTGCCATTGCCGAAAGGAGAAGAAGTGCTGATCGGCACGGATAATGGCGTGTACCGTTATGCTCCGGCATACCGGAAACCGGTGCGCATAGTGGATATGCGCGATGTGAAAGATATGGACATCACGCCTTCCGGCAAGGTGCGCGTGGTGAGCCGGGACAAGCTGCTGAACGGCATCGGCACCGTACCGCTGGACCTTTCCGGCCTGGAAACCCTGTTGACCAGTATTTCCTGTGTCGACGACAGCACCTATTACCTCGGGGCCGGCAACGGGCTTTATTTCGGTACCGGCAATGCCATGCCCAAGCCGCTGCACCTGGACCCGCGCCTTCGCCAGGGCATCAAGGACATGCGGTGGATCGACAGCATGCTGTGGGTAGGCACCAGCGATCAGGGTATTTTCGTGTTAAGGAACAACAAAGTGGTCCGCCACTTCAGCGTCCGCGATGACATGGCCAGCGATATCTGCCAGCAACTTTATTATGACGGCACAGACCGCGTATATGTAGCCACCAACCGCGGCGTTTCGGTTATTGATGCCCGCAGGCTGGTACTGCTGCGTAATATCACGTCAAACGACGGGCTGATGAGCGATGATATCCGGGGCGTCAGCCATTACCGCGATACGCTCTTCATTGCCACCTCCAACGGGCTTTGCTATTTCTCCCGGGACCACATTCCGGTGGACACCGTGCCGCCCACCGTGTACCTGAACGCGATCCGGTATGGGGACAGCACCTACCTGGCGCTTCCCTATTTCCGGCACCTGTACGAACGGGGCAGCTCCTTTGAGGTAGAATTCGGCGCCATTGCGTACGACCTGCCCGAACTGGTGGAATACCAGTACAATTTCTCCAGCGATACGGCCTCCAGGTGGGTGACCACCATGAGCAATATCATACCTTATCCCCGGTTACAGCCCGGGGACTATAAACTGCTGATCCGCGCCCGCAAGTATAAAAGCGGCTGGAGCCAGCCGGTTTCCCTCACCATTTCCATCCTGCCGCAATGGTACCAGCAATGGTGGGCCAGGGGCATCCTGGTGTTGCTGGGGCTGATGGCCATCCTGCTGGTGCTCCGCTATATCGTGGGACGCATCAAGGGCGGGGAGAAACGGAAGACCGAATACAACCGGCGTATCGCTGAACTGGAGGCCAAGGCGCTGACCAACCAGATGAATCCGCATTTCATCTTCAATTCCCTGAACTCGGTACAGCATCTGATCCTCGAAAAAGAAGAAAAACAGGCGCTCAATTTTCTGGCGGACTTTGCCACCCTGATGCGCCAGATGCTCAATAACTCGCGGAAATCGTTCATTTCCCTGGAAGACGAGATCGCTTTCCTGGCCCGGTACCTGGAGCTGGAAAAGATCCGTTTTGCCAATTCCTTCGTGTACCGCTTCGAAATGAGCGAAGAACTGAAGGAATACACGGTATATATCCCGCCCATGCTCATTCAGCCGATCCTGGAGAATGCCATCAAGCATGGCCTCGCCCCCAAGAACGGAAGCGGGCACCTGCTGGTTAAGCTGGAAATGCGGGGGGATCTGCTGTTATGCGCCGTGGATGACGACGGGATAGGCTGGGAACACGCTAATAATATAAAGAGCGGAAAACTCGCCAAACACGAATCCACGGCCCTGAGTGTTATTAAAGAAAGGCTCCAGATTATCAAATCTTTTAATGGAAGCGTTGGAAAGTTAGAAATTATTGATAAATTTAAGTCTGGATTCGGCAACAAGGAAGGTACCTTGGTTGAAATCCTGATTCCCATTGTAAAGATGTTATGA
- a CDS encoding HigA family addiction module antitoxin produces the protein MTRQNQYFPQSVPHPGETLAEKLKEMEMGPKEFALRTGKPEKTIIAVLKGESAITPDMAVQFENVTKIPASFWMNHQRGYDECMAREKRQTVIQEATTWAKQFPLADMIKKGWLPPVTTMQEKTTEMLAFFGFSNHTAWEDYYFRQQLKVAFRISLAQTNEPYAISAWLRQGELQAAALKANDYSERKFREALPELKAVMASHPDGFFDQLQHICLEAGVKVVHTPCINKAPISGATRWLNDTPFIQLTGRYNRNDIFWFTFFHEAGHILLHGKKDIFLEKVAYSDKDLIKEKEADAFAVKWTLTEDEETEILAAAPLSDKKIRHFAKQFNTHPAIIIGRLQHKKLIPYALGRGYLEPVVFE, from the coding sequence ATGACCAGGCAGAATCAATATTTTCCCCAATCAGTTCCCCATCCGGGTGAAACTTTGGCTGAAAAGCTGAAGGAAATGGAAATGGGGCCGAAAGAGTTTGCGCTCCGTACCGGGAAGCCTGAGAAAACAATCATTGCTGTTCTCAAAGGGGAAAGTGCTATTACTCCTGATATGGCTGTGCAGTTTGAAAATGTTACAAAGATCCCTGCAAGCTTCTGGATGAATCACCAGAGGGGTTACGATGAATGTATGGCAAGAGAAAAAAGGCAAACGGTTATTCAGGAAGCAACAACATGGGCAAAGCAGTTTCCTCTGGCAGATATGATAAAGAAAGGCTGGTTGCCACCGGTAACCACTATGCAGGAAAAAACAACGGAAATGCTGGCCTTCTTTGGCTTTTCGAATCACACAGCCTGGGAAGACTATTATTTCAGGCAGCAACTTAAAGTTGCTTTCCGTATTTCCCTGGCACAAACTAACGAGCCTTATGCCATTTCCGCCTGGCTTCGTCAGGGGGAATTGCAGGCGGCAGCGTTAAAGGCGAACGATTATTCAGAAAGGAAGTTTAGGGAAGCATTGCCGGAATTAAAGGCTGTTATGGCCAGCCATCCTGATGGCTTCTTTGATCAGTTGCAGCATATTTGCCTGGAAGCAGGCGTAAAAGTGGTGCATACGCCCTGCATCAACAAAGCTCCCATCAGTGGGGCCACCCGCTGGTTAAACGACACCCCTTTCATTCAGTTGACAGGCCGTTACAACCGCAATGATATTTTCTGGTTCACTTTCTTTCATGAAGCGGGGCATATCCTCCTGCATGGCAAAAAGGATATTTTTCTGGAGAAAGTAGCGTATTCCGATAAAGATCTCATCAAGGAAAAGGAAGCCGATGCATTTGCCGTTAAATGGACATTGACAGAGGACGAGGAAACAGAGATATTGGCAGCTGCTCCCCTTAGCGACAAAAAAATAAGGCATTTTGCAAAGCAGTTCAATACGCATCCCGCCATTATCATTGGACGATTGCAGCATAAGAAGCTCATTCCTTATGCTTTGGGAAGGGGGTATTTGGAACCGGTGGTATTTGAATAA
- a CDS encoding S1C family serine protease: MKFKQVAATVLISAATAFASIFVYSKYLQPKPEGLFQNGSDDIPVNYASYTPGTMPNVNLTPPTDFQQAARIGTPAVVHIKTKINPRQLNNNIQKRRSLLEEFFGEQFDDGNSRRYYVPGQMASGSGVIIADDGYIVTNNHVVDDADEISVTLSNNRSYKARVVGTDPNTDLAVIKIDASGLPYLLYGDSDDIQVGQWVLAVGYPLNLETTVTAGIVSAKSRAIGINTRQRRSAIESFIQTDAAVNQGNSGGALINTAGELVGINAAIASPTGAYAGYSYAIPVNLVKKVANDLVKFGNVQRAYLGIEYNDPSRMTEAQLREQQMSRDMGGIKVLGVPPTGAAAAAGIKEGDIITKINGVSTASVPELMEQISRYKPGDKVSINYMRNNKEYTASAVLKNLDGNTGIVKATVLDYLGAELSPLRASDAERLGINGGLMVTNINSGLIKKQTTMKSSFVILKADDTGIASTDDLKNALTGKKKVRLEGFYPSDRYSNIYYYDLDLSNSVAF; this comes from the coding sequence ATGAAATTCAAACAAGTTGCGGCCACCGTTCTTATCAGCGCAGCCACCGCGTTTGCGAGCATATTTGTCTACAGCAAATATTTGCAGCCCAAACCGGAAGGACTGTTCCAGAACGGTTCCGATGATATCCCTGTCAACTATGCCAGCTATACTCCCGGAACGATGCCTAACGTCAACCTGACGCCGCCTACCGACTTTCAGCAGGCGGCCAGAATAGGCACACCGGCAGTCGTGCATATCAAAACGAAGATCAATCCGCGCCAGCTGAACAATAATATCCAGAAAAGAAGAAGCCTGCTCGAAGAGTTCTTCGGCGAGCAATTCGATGACGGGAATTCCCGCCGGTACTATGTGCCGGGCCAGATGGCTTCCGGTTCCGGTGTTATCATCGCGGATGACGGGTATATCGTTACCAATAATCACGTAGTGGACGATGCGGACGAGATCTCCGTAACGTTGAGCAATAACCGGTCTTACAAGGCCCGGGTAGTCGGCACCGATCCGAATACGGACCTGGCTGTCATCAAAATAGACGCTTCCGGCCTCCCCTATCTCCTGTACGGCGATTCAGACGATATACAGGTTGGGCAATGGGTGCTGGCCGTGGGTTATCCGCTGAACCTGGAAACTACGGTAACAGCGGGTATCGTGAGCGCCAAAAGCCGGGCCATCGGCATCAACACCCGCCAGCGCAGGTCCGCCATCGAATCCTTTATACAAACGGATGCGGCGGTGAACCAGGGCAACAGCGGCGGCGCCCTCATCAATACCGCGGGTGAACTGGTAGGCATCAATGCCGCCATCGCCTCACCCACCGGCGCTTATGCGGGATATTCCTACGCCATACCGGTGAACCTGGTGAAAAAAGTGGCGAATGACCTCGTGAAGTTCGGCAATGTACAACGGGCGTACCTGGGCATCGAATACAACGATCCGTCCAGGATGACCGAGGCACAGCTGCGCGAACAGCAAATGAGCCGGGACATGGGAGGCATCAAGGTGCTGGGCGTACCGCCCACCGGCGCTGCGGCAGCCGCCGGAATCAAAGAAGGTGATATTATCACAAAAATAAACGGTGTTTCTACCGCATCAGTTCCTGAACTGATGGAACAGATCAGCCGATACAAACCAGGTGATAAAGTGAGCATCAATTACATGCGAAACAACAAAGAGTACACCGCCAGCGCGGTCCTGAAGAACCTCGACGGGAATACGGGCATCGTTAAGGCAACTGTACTCGATTACCTGGGGGCTGAACTGAGCCCGCTGAGGGCCAGCGACGCGGAAAGACTGGGGATCAATGGCGGCCTGATGGTCACCAATATCAACAGCGGCCTGATCAAGAAACAGACCACCATGAAGTCGTCATTCGTGATCCTGAAGGCAGATGACACCGGCATCGCCTCAACGGACGACCTCAAAAATGCCCTGACCGGCAAGAAAAAAGTGCGGCTGGAAGGTTTTTATCCGTCAGACAGGTACTCGAATATCTATTATTACGACCTGGACCTGAGCAACAGCGTAGCTTTCTAG
- a CDS encoding type II toxin-antitoxin system RelE/ParE family toxin produces the protein MELTFTDKKFRKLVNDDRKLLKEFGKLRAEKIKARLTQLRFAANLEEVRHLPGNYHELANNRKGQWACDLDQPYRLVFTPHEKPIPANEHGQYVWMEIMGVEVIEIVNYHKEK, from the coding sequence GTGGAATTGACGTTTACAGATAAGAAATTCCGGAAACTGGTCAACGATGACAGAAAGCTGTTAAAAGAGTTTGGCAAACTCCGGGCTGAGAAAATCAAGGCAAGGCTGACCCAATTAAGATTTGCTGCCAATCTTGAAGAAGTAAGGCATTTACCCGGCAACTATCATGAACTTGCCAATAATCGAAAAGGGCAATGGGCTTGTGATCTGGATCAACCATACAGGTTGGTTTTCACACCTCACGAAAAGCCCATACCCGCTAACGAACATGGCCAGTATGTCTGGATGGAAATCATGGGAGTAGAAGTTATAGAAATAGTTAACTATCATAAAGAAAAGTGA
- a CDS encoding LytTR family DNA-binding domain-containing protein: protein MSIIKAAIVDDEVRNIHILRNILENYCKDVKVIGEAQNIHEAAEMIKNNPIDVLFLDIEMPPNNGFQLLEMFPVLNFEVIFITAFQEYALQAIKFAALDYLLKPIKVSEVEDALEKVKRSKKGRLNELASILKDYVKNNDNAFSKIVIPVNDGYNVIDLKDIIYCEAFDSYTKIQLINNVSHLISKSLKEYEEMLSDKGFYRVHKSFLINIHHIVKIIKGLGTAVIMSDQKNIPISSRKKDEFFTQLKGVINL, encoded by the coding sequence ATGAGTATTATAAAAGCTGCCATTGTTGACGACGAGGTCCGCAACATACATATCCTGCGAAACATTCTTGAAAATTACTGTAAGGATGTAAAGGTGATAGGCGAAGCACAAAATATCCATGAGGCCGCGGAAATGATCAAGAATAACCCTATTGATGTACTGTTCCTGGATATTGAAATGCCCCCAAATAACGGTTTCCAGCTATTGGAAATGTTTCCTGTCCTTAACTTTGAAGTGATTTTTATTACTGCTTTCCAGGAATATGCGCTTCAGGCTATCAAGTTTGCAGCACTGGACTATCTCCTCAAACCGATCAAGGTGAGTGAGGTGGAGGATGCATTGGAAAAAGTGAAGCGCAGCAAAAAAGGCCGGTTGAACGAACTGGCTTCCATTCTGAAAGATTATGTAAAGAATAATGATAATGCGTTCTCGAAGATCGTTATCCCCGTCAATGACGGATACAATGTTATCGATCTGAAAGATATCATCTACTGCGAGGCATTTGACAGCTATACCAAGATCCAGCTCATCAACAATGTTTCCCACCTTATTTCCAAATCCCTGAAGGAGTACGAGGAAATGCTGTCCGACAAGGGTTTTTACCGCGTACACAAGTCATTTTTGATCAATATTCATCATATTGTGAAGATTATCAAAGGATTGGGTACCGCCGTGATCATGAGCGACCAGAAGAACATCCCTATTTCATCCCGGAAGAAGGACGAATTCTTTACCCAGCTGAAGGGGGTGATCAATCTTTAG